The DNA sequence CGCCGCCGCGGCCGGGTCTTCGACGAGGCGGTCTACTTCGCGTGCCTCGCGCTGCCGCTCCTGCGGGCGGAGCTCGCGCGCGCCCGCCCGGCCGGGCGCGCCGAGCCGTCCCTCCTCGTCGCGAAGACGAATCTCGTCGTCGACCCGCTCGCGCTCGCGCTCTCCATGCCCAACGCGCTCGTCCATCGCATCAAGTCGATCCTCGTCGCGCAGGGAAGGATCGCGGAGCCTCCGGAGATGAAGGCCTCGACCCGCCGTTTCCTCGCCCATCCGGACTTCCCCGCCGCCCTCGATCTCTTCGAGCTCCGCGCGATGGCCCGCGGACGCGGCGGAGAGACCGCGCGCGAGTGGCGCCGTCTCGGGGAGCGCGGCTTCCCCGGCGCGGCTCTTCCTCCGCTCGCGGCGGTCGAAGCCGTGCCGGGCGCGCCGCGGCGCCGCCGCCGCCGGCGAGGCGGCCGCCGGCGGCACGGAAGCCCGCCGGGGTGAAAGTCGTTGATTCGCCCCGGTCGATCGTCTATAAGGCAATGACCTTCTGAGGAGACCAGCATGTTCGTAGCGAAAAAGGTCTTTCTGACCAAGGGCGTCGGTCGCCACCGCGAGAAGCTCACGTCGTTCGAGATGGCGCTTCGCGACGCGGCGATCGCCGACCAGAATCTCGTGCGGGTCTCCTCGATCTTCCCGCCGCACTGCCGGATCATCTCGCGCAAGGAGGGGGCGAAGATGCTCCAGTCCGGCGCCGTCACGTTCGTCGTCATGAGCGAAAACGCCACGAACGAGCCGCATCGCCTGATCGCGGCGTCGGTCGGGGTCGCGATCCCGAAGAACTCCGGGACGTACGGCTACCTCTCCGAGCACCACTCCTTCGGACAGACCGAGAAAGTCGCGGGCGACTACGCCGAGGACCTCGCGGCGGGGATGCTGGCGACGACCCTCGGGGTCGAGCTCGACTACGACAAGTCGTACGACGAGCGCAAGGAGCAGTGGAGGATCTCCGGGCAGATCGTCCGCACGATGAACATCTCGCAGACGGCGGTCGGCGACAAGAAGGGGCTCTGGACGACCGTCATCGCCGCCTGCATCCTGCTCCCCCCCGACGCGTAGCGCGGGGCCCGCCGATGCCCTTTCTCCCCCAGAATTTCCTCGGCATCCCCGAAGACGAGAACCCCCGCGACCGCTCGCGCGTCCTGGTCCTCCCCGTGCCGTACGAGAGGACGGTCTCCTACGGCGTCGGCACCCGGAACGGTCCCGCCGCGATCGTCGAGGCTTCCCATTTCGTCGAGCTCTACGACGACGAGCTCGATCTCGAGCCGTGCCGCGCCGGAGTCCACACGCTCCCGCCGTGGCATCCGGAAGACCCGGAGCCGGACGCGATGGTCGAGGAGCTCGAGTCGCT is a window from the Thermoanaerobaculia bacterium genome containing:
- a CDS encoding arginine decarboxylase, pyruvoyl-dependent → MFVAKKVFLTKGVGRHREKLTSFEMALRDAAIADQNLVRVSSIFPPHCRIISRKEGAKMLQSGAVTFVVMSENATNEPHRLIAASVGVAIPKNSGTYGYLSEHHSFGQTEKVAGDYAEDLAAGMLATTLGVELDYDKSYDERKEQWRISGQIVRTMNISQTAVGDKKGLWTTVIAACILLPPDA